The following are encoded in a window of Podospora pseudoanserina strain CBS 124.78 chromosome 6, whole genome shotgun sequence genomic DNA:
- the mlh1 gene encoding DNA mismatch repair protein Mlh1 (COG:L; BUSCO:EOG092615IE; EggNog:ENOG503NUYJ), producing the protein MSDAMEVDSEVDGPRGAKRKADALDDNTPQRRIKPLDEDVINKIAAGEIIVAPVNALKELMENSVDAGSTTVDVSVKEGGLKLLQITDNGSGIEKEDLPILCQRFTTSKLQKFEDLQTIATYGFRGEALASISHIAHLTVTTKTRDSECAWRGHYGSGVLVPAKPGQSPDPKPVSGRQGTQITVEDLFFNVPTRRRAFRSPANEYNKILDMVGRYAIHCTGVGFTCKKHGESSKGISVSPTAPCLDRIRQIYGASVANELTEFETKDDQWGFKAKGLATNANYRTKKTTLLLFINNRCVESTNIRKALEQTYASFLPKNGHPFVYLSLEIDPRRVDVNVHPTKQEVNFLNEDETIQAVCEHLRSKLAEVDASRTFLTQTLLPASSRAASSAQLPPAPSAPSMAIPASSRRAPPRSDTSLVRTDTNLRKITSMLPPARPGGSTPSRPGPEPMEFDTAPEPRQPTSCHLHSIKELRAEVREEMHNELTDIFANHTFVGIVDERRRLAAIQAGVKLYMIDYGRVCYEYFYQSGLTDFGNFGVVQFQPPLDIRNLLSSSPNLLTEYEEEQDDDEEEDIDPEEKAEIIEAVVEKLIERREMLLEYFSLEVSPAGELCSVPLLVNGYEPPLTKLPGFLVRLGPCVNWTEEKACFESFLKELAGFYVPERLPLKKVAKEEDDGTLDSADEREEDNKGEEEKRIDARRRNVKWALEHVLFPAFKARLVGTKGIMEAGGVVEVADLKGLYRVFERC; encoded by the exons ATGAGTGATGCAATGGAGGTGGATTCCGAGGTGGATGGGCCTCGCGGTGCCAAGAGGAAGGCTGATGCTCTTGATGACAACACCCCCCAACGTCGAATCAAG CCCCTGGACGAAGATGTCATCAACAAAATTGCTGCCGGGGAAATCATCGTGGCTCCCGTGAACGCCTTGAAGGAGTTGATGGAGAACTCTGTCGACGCGGGATCAACCACCGTAGATGTTTCGGTGAAAGAGGGAGGCTTGAAGTTACTACAGATCACTGATAATGGCTCTGGCATCGAG aaagaaGATCTGCCAATATTGTGTCAACGTTTCACGACGTCCAAGCTCCAAAAGTTTGAAGACCTCCAGACCATCGCTACCTATGGTTTCAGAGGCGAGGCCTTGGCCAGCATCAGCCACATTGCCCATCTTACCGTGACCACGAAAACACGGGACTCAGAGTGTGCCTGGAGGGGTCACTATGGCAGCGGAGTGTTAGTCCCAGCCAAACCTGGCCAGTCTCCTGACCCAAAGCCCGTATCTGGCCGACAAGGCACCCAGATTACCGTTGAAGATTTGTTCTTCAACGTTCCTACAAGACGGCGTGCGTTTCGATCACCAGCCAACGAGTACAACAAAATACTGGACATGGTTGGGAGATATGCTATCCATTGTACCGGTGTGGGGTTCACATGCAAGAAACATGGCGAATCATCCAAAGGCATCTCCGTATCTCCAACAGCGCCATGTCTGGACAGAATCAGACAAATCTACGGCGCAAGCGTTGCCAACGAGCTCACCGAATTCGAGACGAAAGATGATCAATGGGGGTTCAAGGCAAAGGGACTTGCCACCAACGCCAATTACAGAACCAAAAAAACTACCTTGCTGTTGTTCATTAATAACAGATGTGTTGAGTCGACCAACATCCGCAAGGCACTCGAGCAGACCTATGCGTCattcctccccaaaaacggTCATCCGTTTGTATACCTCAGCCTTGAGATAGACCCACGCCGGGTCGACGTCAACGTCCACCCAACCAAACAAGAAGTCAACTTCTTGAACGAAGACGAAACCATTCAAGCAGTATGCGAACACTTGCGCTCCAAACTAGCCGAGGTAGATGCCAGCAGGACCTTCCTCACCcagaccctcctcccagcaaGCAGCCGGGCTGCCTCCTCCGCTCAACTGCCACCAGCCCCCTCTGCACCCTCTATGGCGATCCCGGCTTCCAGTCGAAGAGCCCCTCCTAGAAGCGACACCAGCCTCGTCAGGACAGACACAAACCTTCGGAAAATCACGAGCATGCTCCCCCCTGCCAGACCAGGCGGCAGCACGCCATCCCGCCCAGGCCCAGAGCCCATGGAATTTGACACGGCACCCGAGCCTCGTCAGCCCACATCTTGTCATTTGCACAGCATCAAAGAGCTCCGCGCAGAAGTCCGCGAGGAGATGCACAACGAGCTCACTGATATCTTTGCCAACCACACTTTTGTCGGAATTGTTGACGAGCGCCGCAGGCTGGCTGCTATACAAGCTGGCGTTAAGCTCTACATGATTGACTACGGCCGGGTGTGTTACGAATACTTTTACCAGTCGGGGCTAACAGATTTTGGTAATTTTGGTGTGGTACAGTTTCAGCCTCCTCTTGACATTCGCAACCTACTGTCATCGTCCCCAAATCTCCTCACTGAATatgaagaagagcaggatgatgatgaggaagaggacatTGACCCCGAAGAAAAGGCCGAGATCATCGAGGCTGTGGTGGAGAAGTTGAttgagagaagagaaatgTTGCTGGAGTACTTTAGTTTGGAAGTATCTCCCGCGGGAGAGTTGTGCAGTGTGCCGCTGTTGGTCAACGGGTATGAGCCACCTTTGACAAAGTTGCCAGGGTTCTTGGTGAGGTTAGGGCCTTGTGTCAACTggacggaggagaaggcttgTTTTGAGAGCTTCCTGAAGGAGCTGGCTGGATTTTATGTACCAGAGAGGTTGCCGCTGAAGAAGGTAGccaaagaggaggatgatgggacGCTGGACAGTGCTGATGAGAGGGAAGAAGATAAtaaaggggaagaggaaaagaggattgatgcgaggaggagaaatgTGAAATGGGCGTTGGAGCATGTGCTTTTCCCGGCGTTTAAGGCGAGGCTGGTCGGGACGAAAGGCATCATGGAGGCtgggggtgtggtggaggtggcggatTTGAAGGGGCTGTACAGAGTCTTTGAAAGGTGTTAG
- a CDS encoding hypothetical protein (EggNog:ENOG503PZQY): MNPHQEEPKPPEDNHQQPESIANSSENEAAVHDTRDPVMVARLHNREHSRLLKLPEELILKIVKRVNLDLAVDVAAVFSLGRVSQVLRRIIKHDLAGPLWPSLAILSSRYGFEPPSNYIRTRGAQDAIRYCLRKDLLCKTCLPRNDLRMTRNGRVVPRHPSGKRLWDRCKFESHHVKGIGPLYCSGCDTLHHHRMVSTAEREVKGNQRICIMRTGVVRICKHRVVSWADIETHEIDLLTKEPQMVGSWFEVDVFREAKAATVQLIACEDPEHERSLKFQLEFVSDKRITFLGAVIFSHNRRGITPGLWSDLRGLTDQTMQDQRGQSVRYGRDGEA, encoded by the coding sequence ATGAATCCCCACCAAGAGGAACCAAAACCGCCGGAAgacaaccatcaacaacccgAATCGATTGCCAACTCTTCCGAGAACGAGGCGGCTGTTCATGACACGAGAGATCCTGTCATGGTGGCCAGACTTCACAATCGCGAACACAGCCGACTACTCAAACTCCCCGAAGAGCTCATACTCAAAATTGTGAAAAGGGTCAACCTGGATCTTGCTGTCGACGTAGCGGCCGTTTTCTCCCTCGGTCGTGTCTCTCAAGTTCTACGACGTATCATAAAACACGATCTGGCGGGGCCACTCTGGCCCAGCTTAGCCATCCTCAGCTCCCGGTACGGTTTTGAGCCTCCGTCTAATTACATACGCACTCGCGGTGCCCAAGACGCCATCAGATATTGCCTTCGCAAAGACCTACTCTGCAAGACGTGCTTGCCACGGAACGATCTCCGAATGACGAGGAATGGTAGGGTTGTGCCACGTCACCCGTCTGGCAAGCGCCTCTGGGATCGTTGCAAGTTTGAAAGCCATCACGTCAAGGGGATTGGGCCACTGTATTGCTCAGGCTGCGAtactctccaccaccaccgaatGGTCTCGACTgcagagagggaggtgaaAGGTAACCAACGGATTTGCATCATgaggacgggggtggtgaggatatGCAAGCATCGGGTAGTCAGCTGGGCTGATATAGAGACCCATGAAATTGATCTTCTGACCAAAGAGCCCCAGATGGTCGGTTCTTGGTTTGAGGTGGATGTCTTCCGAGAGGCAAAGGCAGCCACTGTACAGCTTATCGCCTGCGAAGATCCCGAACATGAGAGAAGCTTGAAGTTTCAGCTAGAATTCGTCTCAGACAAACGGATCACTTTCTTGGGTGCAGTAATTTTTTCACATAACCGGCGGGGTATCACACCCGGCCTCTGGTCCGACCTAAGGGGCCTGACGGACCAAACAATGCAGGATCAGAGGGGTCAGTCAGTCAGGTATGGGCGTGACGGGGAAGCTTGA